The Streptomyces sp. NBC_00224 genome contains the following window.
CGGCATCGACCGCGACCCGTGCACGGGCGAGTACGTCATGGTCAGCGACGACCGCTCCGTCCTGCAGCCCGCCCGCTTCTACACCGCCAGAATCAACGTGGACGGCGCCGGGGTGCACTCCGTGGACTTCACCAGCACCCACCCGTTCCTGCAGCCGGACGGTTCGGTCTACCCGTCGGCCAGCGCCGGCGACGGCAAGGTCGTGGACCCGGAGGAGTTGCGGGTCGACCCGTTGGGCTGCCGGTACTGGTGGGCGCAGGAGGGCGACCGGCCGAAGTCGTCGAGTGACCCACTGATCCAGCCGACGATCCAGTTCGCCGGCCGGACCGGCCAGTATCGCGGTCAGTTGCCTCTGCCGCGCAACTACGAGAGCACCAGGGGAGATTGGGGTCTCAGGCGGAACAAGGCGGTGGAAGCGATTACCTTCGGCGACGGCAGCAGGACGCTCACCAGCGCCGTCGAGGGTCCGCTGTTCCAGGACGGCCCGGAGCCCGACCTGGAACATGGCGCCCTGGTCCGCGTCACCCGGCAGAACCGGGAGGGCGGCGTGCTCGGGCAGTTCGCCTACCCGCTTGAGAAGATCTTCACCGAGTCCGACCCGACCAGCCCGTGGGGCCCGGACACCGGTGTGCCCGCGATCCTCTCCTTCCCCGGGGACCCCAGC
Protein-coding sequences here:
- a CDS encoding esterase-like activity of phytase family protein codes for the protein MKASLIRRACAAALVLATTMAPAVAAQSGDPGDTAARFDIGAHARLLGEKIVPHKLPFRNTTVGGLSGIDRDPCTGEYVMVSDDRSVLQPARFYTARINVDGAGVHSVDFTSTHPFLQPDGSVYPSASAGDGKVVDPEELRVDPLGCRYWWAQEGDRPKSSSDPLIQPTIQFAGRTGQYRGQLPLPRNYESTRGDWGLRRNKAVEAITFGDGSRTLTSAVEGPLFQDGPEPDLEHGALVRVTRQNREGGVLGQFAYPLEKIFTESDPTSPWGPDTGVPAILSFPGDPSRYLVLERTWVAGAGFKIRIYDATTRGATEVQNMDSLAGQKVVPMRKKLVVDFHDLHLSTVDNTEGMTWGPALPNGERTLLLVSDDNFAADEVTQIVALGIR